The Urbifossiella limnaea genome has a window encoding:
- a CDS encoding winged helix-turn-helix domain-containing protein, with product MRRLPFARHLPVGNLRHRYVSCRHPVEKRRWHALWLLARTDVPRTPAAVADVVGLSAVTVRHVLHRWDDRGPDGVADRRRGNGAEPKLTARRRAALYAALQKRPPDGGVWTGPKVARYVHDRWQVGVCPETGWRWLVALGFSLQVPRPAHPKAADAPTRRRWEKTCDGG from the coding sequence ATGCGACGCCTGCCGTTCGCCCGGCACCTGCCGGTCGGCAACCTCCGGCACCGGTACGTGTCCTGCCGGCACCCGGTCGAGAAGCGGCGGTGGCACGCCCTCTGGCTGCTCGCCCGGACGGACGTGCCCCGTACCCCGGCCGCGGTGGCCGACGTGGTCGGGCTGTCGGCCGTCACCGTCCGCCACGTCCTCCACCGGTGGGACGACCGCGGCCCGGACGGGGTGGCCGACCGGCGGAGGGGCAACGGGGCCGAGCCCAAGCTGACCGCCCGGCGGCGGGCCGCCCTGTACGCGGCGTTGCAGAAGCGGCCGCCGGACGGCGGGGTGTGGACCGGCCCGAAGGTCGCCCGGTACGTCCACGACCGGTGGCAGGTGGGGGTCTGCCCCGAGACCGGGTGGCGGTGGCTGGTGGCCCTCGGGTTCAGCCTCCAGGTGCCCCGCCCGGCCCACCCGAAGGCGGCCGACGCCCCGACCCGCCGGCGGTGGGAAAAAACGTGCGACGGCGGGTGA